aataatgataataataatattaaagcAAAAAGAACTGTTGTATCGGTATCGGCAGATAACCAAATTCAGGTATCAGAATCGAATCGGAAGTGAAAAAAGTGGATCGGTGCATCGCTGCTTCTTCCGGTAGTGGAGGACATCTACCTAGCAACTACTTTCACTGAAGTATGGAGTTTGTGTACTTCGGCCACCTCTGGTGCTGCTACAGAAAATTAATACCTCACCAGCTATCTTGTTACTGTAGTGTGCTGACTCACTGGGACTGAAATCATCACTGAAATCCATCCCTTTTGCAGGGGGACAAAATATCACATCAGTTTTACAGTTTTGCACATATTTTATGGCTAATTACATAGTTCTTCTGTAGGCATTGACTTTGCAAACTGGTGAGAAGAACTGCCTCGTTGCTAGATCCAGATGCTTTGTGAAGATGGGGGATTCAGAGAACGCCTTACGAGACGCAGAAGCTTCCCTCAAAGAAGACAAAGAGTTTTTCAAAGTGAGTTTTATTCCATTCTATATTAGCCGTCTATACttaatgtgtgtgaaaaaacaGGGGATTTTCCtaaatagtttttttatttaaatttaaattcagATTACAACATATGGTAGCATATTTTCCCCGGAAGAAACATAAGAGATGACCAAAGAATATATAAACATAGTGATAGTTAAAATAAtcaatcaaatacaaaatgtaCTACTTAATAATTCATTAAAATGAAAGATTTTAATAATTTATCAGAGGTTTTTAAATGTTAATCATACATGTAACCTCCAGCAACATTGGCAGCGTGTCTACTTTCTCGTATTCCCAAGGACATGACACAACAACCCATCATGTCAAACACATTTATGTAGCTGCCACATTGGATTTaatcaaaaacattttaaaagtttTCTCTGCCACAATCTTTCATATATTCACCAAATTTGTCACAGTTCATCTTTAGCCTAGCCCAGTATAGTATAAATGATGCCTGGGCAAGGAATTATGGCTCTAGGTCTACGTAGTGTACAGCTTGCACAATAGATGAACGTTccattattaatttaattgggaaaaaaagatggaTAAAAAACGACAATAATAAAAAGAACATCAGGGGGCAGTGTAATAATTTGTACAAGAGCTCTACACGAGGTCAGGAAGGACATGTCAGAGTTGGATTGGTGTTGATATCCCAAAGGGGCTAGGAGAGGAAGCCGTGACAAAAAAATTTGagtaagaagaaaaaataataatagaaatAAATAGTGTGACCACTTTGTGGCGATattggttcaggaggtagaggaggggttcagcaatcagaaggttgctagtttgatcctgactcctcctcactcatcggtgtgtgaatgggtagatgtctgaggcattaatctgtaaagcgctttgagtgctctatgggTAGGAAGGTGCTACATAAATGGAGTCAAGTTACCATTTACACATGCacaagacattgacaaggtgAAAAATAATGGTTTCCACTTGAAATTCTAAAAGTGCACAATTGTGCCCGGGGACCTTCTCTTTTGTGATCCTGATTTGAGCCGGTTTGTACTGTTCTGTGAAGGGAATAGTGGACACCTTTTTAAGATTTTAATTTTTGTTGGCAATTTCTTGCATGAGAGAGTCAGAATTTCTCAAAACAACTATAGACTGTCGGGTTTCTAAAGAGAGCTCGTTCTTTCTGGCCATGTGTAGAGCTGCAAATTGAATGAGCCATCATTGACAACTACTTCTgattaattcaattttattttaattgggGGGAAAAAGTTATTTGTCAGTTATTCCAAACCCTTGAACAGTAGTGCACTTCATTAATCACCGATGAGAAACTCTTTGTCATAATTGCAgtttacaaacatgcacaaattaaataaacaacatATACAATAAAGAATATAGATACCTAACTTAGATACCTATATTCTATTATGATTTAAATAATTGTATATTTATAAGTTACAAAATGTGGCTACTTGCAATAATAATTGTGTACTGTCTCTCAAGGGTTTGTACCAGAAAGCAGAGGCATTGTACACCATGGGGGACTTTGAGTTTGCACTGGTCTTTTATCACAGAGGGCACAAACTCCGCCCTGAGCTGCAAGAGTTCAGACTGGGAATTCAGAAGGCACAAGAGGCCATCAACAATTCAGTGGGCAGTGAGtactaaatgaatgaaatgaagaaTACATGATAGTTATTGAAAAAAAGTTCACTGTAGGACTATGACTACCAGACAAACATTCTCTTTTTGAATGTAGGTCCCTCCTCTGTCAAACTGGAGAACAAAGGTGATCTCTCCTTCTGTAAATCCGATGAGGTAACTAAACATATTACATTTTATAGTCCTTGCCAAAGGAAACACTCTACTAGAAGAAGTATTTTCTGTACTCTGGTGAATAATCATAGCTTCATAGATAAAAGTACTGATTTAAGATAAACTTTTAAATAAAGTGTTCATATTACAAGTAATATTATAGATGGCTATATTATGTGCTTTTACAGAGAAAGAAGAGTCGAGCAAAGGGTGTAATCTATCCTGTGAAGAAGGAGCACAAGTTGCATGGCCAGAAGACTCCAAAGACTGAGAAGACAGCCAAGCAGCTGCTAGGAGAGCTGTACAGTGATAAAGAGTACCTGGAGAAGCTGTTGAAAGatgagggtatgtgtgtttctgtgtgcatctgCTTTTGTAGAGATCCCACTGACCAGAGGCAGCAGTGTCAAACATGCTACATTTATCTATTGTAGAGTGTCAAACTGAAATACAAGGCTCCTTGCTTCAgttgtgtgtgccttttttcTTGTATGTATGTTTCTTCCTTTAGACCTGGTAAAAGGAAGGACCAGTGGTGGGGAGCGCTTGCAGGACCTTATTTTAAGCTGCATCTCCTATTTGGACACACGTACAGAGTTCTGGCAGCAGCAGAAACCTATTTATGCCCGTCAGCGGGACCGGAAGCTTCTTCAGCAGCAGTGGAACAACACTCGTCCCAATCCCCTGTCTGATCCCACACACTACGTTCTTACCAACCTGGACCAAATCGACACTGGTGGGTCTGGGCTTTGAAGGCCTAGTATTTTGTCTGTCTGGGACAAATGTGTATGTTAAGCACCAAGAGACCAGAGGAAATAAGCAGTGACCATTAGTTTTGTCTTTATCTGAAAAGAAACATTGGTTGTAAGTTCAAGGAATTAGGCTGGATTTACACACATTACAACCTATTCCTTTTCAGACAATATTGAGGCAATATTAATTAGCACTCATTTCACATTAAGACTAGACATCTAGTTTGATAGTCAGAGCAGAAAGACGCGTGCACATTGTTGCACAAAATATTAAAGATAAATTCAGAcaaaacggtatggccaaaagCACTAGGTGGGTACAGCTAGCCCAAAGGTAATCAGTGAAAGGGttggttaaagccgaccaatagcattgcTGAGTAATCCCTTCAaattgaagaggagagaggaggagatcacGGTGTACGATAGCAATATAGCCGCGGTGCCTGAACAGTGTTCACCAGAagcgcctctcctctcttctgttgttCAGAACACTTAAAGTTGTTGTTGCATTAACTCACTggtttgctcctgcttccttgcAGAAATATCTAGACATAATGTGTCACACGTCCAATAAAGGAAACGTGTTTAAAAGAAATGTATTAAACACCAGAATAGAGAACATTTTATGCATACTGCTCCTAGCTTGTACTCAGAACAGCTGTCAGCACCATCACTACTTTAGCAGAGAtcctgaacacatcacacaatgcACTCAATGTCACCCTGCTGCTATTATCACTGAAGGCTTTTTGAGTTTTCCTGATCTCTCTCGGCAGCTCTGAGCTCTGAGAAAGGAACTCTATGTAGGTGTTGGCCATCAAATCCAGAAAGTTCTCTGTGTCCCTATAACAGATTGAAGTTGTCAATGAAATTTAAACCCCATTGACTGCATGTTTTTTGGACCCATGTGTTCAgactgagagagcaagagaacacATTACATCCCCTGGCTGGAAGTGGCTGTCACCATCCTGGCCATGATCTCCTGATCCTGGTTCACGTGTTCCCTTTGACCTGCTATGTTGTGTATGTCGTGTTTGTCTGCTCTATGTTCTACCCTAGACTCTTTGTTGTTCCTTGTTCACACCCCGTTTGATTATTTCCTTGTTTCTTAGTTTATTATATCATTGGTTCCAACTGTTTCTATTCATCTTGTTCACCTTGTTCTTTGTCTGCATTGATTTCACCTGCtttatttatatgtgtatgtgtgtgttggaatcaGTAAAGCTTCAATGCACAACCAGAAATTCTTCAaaaaagttgttttatttttggtcTGTATCGCCAAACCGATAATatttgtttttcctgttttatGGTCCATAGGCAATGCACAGGACACCCTGAAGAGGGCAAGTGAAGTCCTAAAAGTAGTGCAAGGATGGACAGAGGAAGCTTTGCCCAATAAGAAGGAGGTGCTGGGAAATCTACACAGCTGCATAGGTAGTTAAATAAACCACTGTGGACTATCATTATAGCAGCTATAAGAAGCATCTTCTTAAGAGGTGTAATCTGTCTTTGCTAAGGTAATGCACACATGGACCTTGAGGATATGGATCAGGCCCTAGACCACCATCATAAAGATCTGGAGTTGGCCAAACAGAGGTGAATatcatgaataataataattaatcaATAATTATTCATTTTAGGGATTATGGTTTCATTGCTAGTGTTGGCTGGACACATTGGTTTTATC
The Clupea harengus unplaced genomic scaffold, Ch_v2.0.2, whole genome shotgun sequence DNA segment above includes these coding regions:
- the odad4 gene encoding outer dynein arm-docking complex subunit 4 isoform X1, encoding MCFAVLLGDVGLNGYIQSGCVFANSGGKMSEKEEGEQGPNCTFSTYMAEGDQLFHKRDYVKAIESYTTALTLQTGEKNCLVARSRCFVKMGDSENALRDAEASLKEDKEFFKGLYQKAEALYTMGDFEFALVFYHRGHKLRPELQEFRLGIQKAQEAINNSVGSPSSVKLENKGDLSFCKSDERKKSRAKGVIYPVKKEHKLHGQKTPKTEKTAKQLLGELYSDKEYLEKLLKDEDLVKGRTSGGERLQDLILSCISYLDTRTEFWQQQKPIYARQRDRKLLQQQWNNTRPNPLSDPTHYVLTNLDQIDTGNAQDTLKRASEVLKVVQGWTEEALPNKKEVLGNLHSCIGNAHMDLEDMDQALDHHHKDLELAKQSNRLDLKSRALDNIGRVYARIGNFQKAIEVWEEKVPLVQDGLERTWLFHEIGRCYLELKQHDKAQNYGSQSLTAANEISDEKWQLNANVLIAQAELKLCNYESCVSHFETALDLANLLQDHPARDAIKKALSEAKDHTTQ
- the odad4 gene encoding outer dynein arm-docking complex subunit 4 isoform X2, with the translated sequence MGDSENALRDAEASLKEDKEFFKGLYQKAEALYTMGDFEFALVFYHRGHKLRPELQEFRLGIQKAQEAINNSVGSPSSVKLENKGDLSFCKSDERKKSRAKGVIYPVKKEHKLHGQKTPKTEKTAKQLLGELYSDKEYLEKLLKDEDLVKGRTSGGERLQDLILSCISYLDTRTEFWQQQKPIYARQRDRKLLQQQWNNTRPNPLSDPTHYVLTNLDQIDTGNAQDTLKRASEVLKVVQGWTEEALPNKKEVLGNLHSCIGNAHMDLEDMDQALDHHHKDLELAKQSNRLDLKSRALDNIGRVYARIGNFQKAIEVWEEKVPLVQDGLERTWLFHEIGRCYLELKQHDKAQNYGSQSLTAANEISDEKWQLNANVLIAQAELKLCNYESCVSHFETALDLANLLQDHPARDAIKKALSEAKDHTTQ